From the Pongo pygmaeus isolate AG05252 chromosome X, NHGRI_mPonPyg2-v2.0_pri, whole genome shotgun sequence genome, one window contains:
- the SNX12 gene encoding sorting nexin-12 has translation MSDTAVADTRRLNSKPQDLTDAYGPPSNFLEIDIFNPQTVGVGRARFTTYEVRMRTNLPIFKLKESCVRRRYSDFEWLKNELERDSKIVVPPLPGKALKRQLPFRGDEGIFEESFIEERRQGLEQFINKIAGHPLAQNERCLHMFLQEEAIDRNYVPGKVRQ, from the exons ATGTCGGACACGGCAGTAGCTGACACCCGGCGCCTTAACTCGAAGCCGCAGGACCTGACCGACGCTTACGGGCCGCCAAGTAACTTCCTGGAGATCGACATCTTTAATCCTCAGACGGTGGGCGTGGGACGCGCGCGCTTCACCACCTATGAGGTTCGCATGCGG ACAAACCTACCTATCTTCAAGCTAAAGGAGTCCTGCGTACGGCGGCGCTACAGTGACTTTGAGTGGCTGAAAAATGAGCTGGAGAGAGATAGCAAG ATTGTAGTACCACCACTGCCTGGGAAAGCCTTGAAGCGGCAGCTCCCTTTCCGAGGAGATGAAGGGATCTTTGAAGAGTCTTTCATCGAAGAAAGGAGGCAGGGCCTCGAGCAGTTTATTAACAA AATTGCTGGGCACCCACTGGCTCAGAATGAACGCTGCCTACACATGTTCCTGCAGGAGGAAGCAATTGACAGGAACTACGTCCCGGGGAAGGTGCGCCAGTAG